The genomic stretch TGCTCGCCTATGCAAGGAAGCATCCCGATGTAAAGGCAGTCGACATGATCCATGTCACCGAGATGGAGTACAGGAGACGCCCGGTTCTGCTCTGGGCCGCAGTCACACCTGTACTTCTCGGCCAGAGCCAGATCAGGTTTGTTCGGGGAGACAGGCAGAAGATCATCCAGAGTGTGACTCACCGGGGGAGGATCATCATCTCCGAAACCTTCTCATCGAAGTTCGGCTTCAAGGAGGGCCAGGACCTCATGCTCCAGACACCTCAGGGACCGAAGCTGTTCAGGATTGCCGGCATATTCTATGACTACACCACGGAAAACGGCATGATCATCATCGATCTCGACCTGTACCAAAGGATCTGGAAAGACACCCGGATCAACCGGGCCGCCCTCTTCCTGAAAGATCCGTCGAGTATCACCAGGGTCAGGAAGGAGATCCTTCGGCGGTTTTCGGGTCGGTACCAGGTTTTGGCCGTCTCGAATCGGCAACTGAGGACGAGGATCCTCAGTATCTTCGATCAGACCTTCTCCATAGCCCATGCGCTGAAGGTAATCGCCTTCGTCGTGGCTGCCTTGGGAATCATCAATTCCATGCAGGCCCTGGTACTCGAAAGGGAGAGAGATCTCGGCATACTGAGGGCTGTGGGAACCTCCAGGAGGCAGATCAGGAAGATGACTCTTCTGGAGGCGCAACTCATGGGCATGACGGGCTTTCTATTCGGTGCACCGACCGGGGTTCTCCTTTCGCTGGTATTGATCTACGTGATCAACAAGCAGTCCTTCGGATGGACCATTCGATTCTCGCCTGTTCCCTCCGTCTTCGTCCAATCCCTGGTCCTGGTTGTTCTTGCCGCCTTCATGGCCGGTCTCATTCCGGCCCGGTGGGCGACCCGAAAGCGGGTCTCAGATGCCGTGAAGTTGGAGTAGGACCATGAGATTTGCCGTGTGGCTCTGGCTGATAGGATTCTGTGTCGCGGTGCCGTGCCGCGTCTTTCCAACGGCCTCCGGATTCGAACGAGCCCTTCCGGGAAGGTCTTTCTCCTTTCCACGGGATCACGGGTCCCATCCACGATTTCAAACCGAGTGGTGGTACTACACAGGTCACCTCAGGTCTCAAGGGGGGAAAACCTTCGGTTATCAACTCACCTTCTTCAGGAGGGCCTTACGGCCGGGCCGGCCGTCAGGAGAGTCGAGATGGGCCATCGATTCGGTCTATTTTGCCCACTTCGCTTTGACCGATGAAAAGGCAAAGGACTTCATGTTCCGCGAAAGAATCAGCCGGGGAGCCCTCGGTCAGGCAGGAGCCGCAACCGGCAGACTCCACGTCTGGATAGGGGATTGGTCCCTCAGAGCAGAGGGTGCAGCCCATCTGCTCGAGGCCGGCAGTCCGACCATGGGTATTCGGCTTCGCCTGGTGCCCACAAAACCGCCCGTCGTAAACGGCATCAACGGGGTGAGCCGGAAGGCCGAAGGAGAAGGCAATGCCTCCTACTACTACTCCATGACCCGCATGAACACGCAAGGCGATTTGGTCCTCAACGGGAAGGACATGAAGGTGACAGGGGTGAGTTGGATGGACCATGAATTCGGATCAAATCAGCTGCAGGAATACCAGGTGGGATGGGACTGGTTCAGTCTGCAATTGGAAAACAACACGGAACTCATGCTCTATCTTATCCGAGACAGGAGTGGAAAGCCAGACCCTTACTCCAGCGGGACACTCACCTTCCCGGACGGATCTTCACACCATCTCTCTCTGGAAGAGTTCGACGTCCGGGCCTTGGAAACATGGAAGAGCCGAAAAACAGGGGCCCGCTACCCCTCGGGGTGGAGAATCCGGGTCCCCCTGTGGAAGATCGATCTGACCGTGAGGCCCACCGTGCCTCATCAGGAACTCGACCCCCGGCAGTCCACCCGAATCCCCTACTGGGAGGGAAGCGTTCACGTTCGCGGCCGGTACGGGAAGAGTCCGGTTTCCGGGGTAGGATACGTGGAGCT from Deltaproteobacteria bacterium encodes the following:
- a CDS encoding carotenoid 1,2-hydratase gives rise to the protein MRFAVWLWLIGFCVAVPCRVFPTASGFERALPGRSFSFPRDHGSHPRFQTEWWYYTGHLRSQGGKTFGYQLTFFRRALRPGRPSGESRWAIDSVYFAHFALTDEKAKDFMFRERISRGALGQAGAATGRLHVWIGDWSLRAEGAAHLLEAGSPTMGIRLRLVPTKPPVVNGINGVSRKAEGEGNASYYYSMTRMNTQGDLVLNGKDMKVTGVSWMDHEFGSNQLQEYQVGWDWFSLQLENNTELMLYLIRDRSGKPDPYSSGTLTFPDGSSHHLSLEEFDVRALETWKSRKTGARYPSGWRIRVPLWKIDLTVRPTVPHQELDPRQSTRIPYWEGSVHVRGRYGKSPVSGVGYVELTGYARPMNRI